In the genome of Ancylomarina subtilis, one region contains:
- the purH gene encoding bifunctional phosphoribosylaminoimidazolecarboxamide formyltransferase/IMP cyclohydrolase, giving the protein MKRALISVFDKTNVVEFARELDQLGWEIISTGGTSAKFKAEGIPVMDISDLTQFPECFDGRVKTLHPNVEGGILAIRDNEMHQKQMEELGIEAIDIVVCNLYPFKQTVLNPEAGHEEIIENIDIGGPTMLRAAAKNYKFVSVITDPKDYDTVIAELKENGSTSFETKEYLAAKVFQHTAHYDALISNYFNTKLAIKSPDTITLTYEKKQDLRYGENPHQQASFYAQIKETEGTLTAANKIHGKELSYNNIGDTDGALETLKEYQEPTIVAAKHANPCGIGSAPTISEAFKKAYEADPVSIFGGIVASNREIDAATAEIMSTIFLEVVVAPSYSAEALEILTKKKNLRLLELPEILKTGYSTFKARTVLGGLLIQEQDQKLINDELNVVTERQPSEKEMDDLLFAWKAVKHAKSNGIAIAKDLTTTGVGPGQVSRIWALENAIRQGGENIKGSVMASDAFFPFGDCVEAANEAGITAIIQPGGSIRDQESIDLANKYGIAMVFTGMRHFKH; this is encoded by the coding sequence ATGAAAAGAGCTCTAATCAGTGTTTTTGATAAGACAAACGTTGTTGAATTTGCAAGAGAACTTGACCAATTGGGATGGGAAATCATTTCTACTGGTGGAACTTCTGCTAAATTTAAGGCTGAAGGAATTCCTGTTATGGACATTTCAGATTTAACTCAATTCCCTGAATGTTTTGACGGCCGTGTTAAAACACTTCACCCCAATGTAGAAGGTGGAATTTTGGCTATTCGAGATAATGAGATGCACCAAAAACAAATGGAAGAATTAGGTATTGAAGCAATTGACATTGTTGTTTGCAACCTATACCCTTTCAAGCAAACTGTTCTTAATCCTGAAGCTGGTCATGAAGAGATTATCGAAAACATCGATATAGGTGGTCCAACCATGCTTAGAGCTGCTGCAAAAAACTACAAGTTTGTTTCAGTAATTACTGATCCTAAGGATTACGATACTGTTATTGCAGAACTTAAAGAAAATGGTTCAACAAGTTTTGAAACGAAAGAATATCTAGCGGCTAAAGTGTTTCAACACACTGCCCACTACGATGCTTTAATTTCAAACTATTTCAATACAAAACTGGCTATCAAGTCTCCGGATACAATCACACTAACTTACGAGAAGAAACAAGATCTAAGATATGGTGAAAATCCACATCAGCAGGCAAGTTTCTATGCTCAAATTAAAGAAACTGAGGGAACACTTACTGCTGCAAACAAGATTCATGGTAAGGAACTTTCGTACAACAATATTGGTGACACTGATGGTGCTTTAGAAACACTTAAAGAATATCAAGAACCAACAATTGTTGCGGCAAAACATGCGAATCCTTGTGGAATTGGTAGTGCTCCAACTATTTCTGAAGCATTCAAAAAAGCTTATGAAGCGGATCCAGTTTCAATCTTTGGCGGCATTGTTGCTTCTAACCGTGAAATCGATGCAGCTACAGCTGAGATCATGAGTACCATCTTCCTTGAAGTTGTGGTTGCTCCATCATACAGCGCCGAAGCACTTGAAATATTAACTAAGAAAAAGAATTTAAGATTATTGGAACTTCCTGAAATCTTAAAAACCGGATATTCAACCTTCAAAGCACGTACTGTGTTGGGAGGATTATTGATTCAGGAACAAGATCAGAAATTAATTAATGATGAATTGAACGTTGTAACAGAACGTCAACCATCAGAAAAAGAAATGGACGATCTATTATTTGCATGGAAAGCAGTGAAACACGCCAAATCGAATGGAATTGCCATTGCCAAAGACTTAACCACCACAGGAGTTGGTCCTGGACAAGTTAGTCGTATTTGGGCATTAGAAAATGCAATCCGTCAAGGAGGCGAAAATATCAAAGGAAGTGTTATGGCATCGGATGCCTTTTTCCCTTTCGGCGATTGTGTTGAAGCTGCCAACGAGGCTGGAATTACTGCAATTATCCAACCTGGAGGCTCAATTCGTGATCAGGAATCTATCGATTTAGCTAACAAGTATGGTATTGCAATGGTATTTACAGGCATGCGTCACTTTAAACATTAA